In the Camarhynchus parvulus chromosome 25, STF_HiC, whole genome shotgun sequence genome, GGGATGAGGAATTTAGGagatgaggaatttgggggattaggattttgggggctgaAGCATTTGGGGgctgaggaattttggggatcaGAAATTTAGGGGATTGGGAATTTAGGGGATGAGGAATTTTGGAGATTATGAATTTGGGGGCTGAGGAATTGGGGGGATCAGGAATTCAGGGGATTAGGAATTTGGGGGATCAGGAATTTGGGAGATCAGGAATTTAGGAGATGAGGAATTCTGGGGCTGAGAAATCTGGGGGTTGAGGAATTTGGGAGATTAGGAGTTAATTCAGGAGATGAGGAATTTAGAggatcaggaatttggggggctGAGGAATTTGAGGGCTGAAGCATTTGGGGGATCAGGAATTTGGGGCCTGAAGAATTCGGGGGACCAGGAATTTAGGAATTGAGGGATTCGGGGGATCAGGAATCTGAGGGATTAGGAATTTGAGGGCTGAAGCATCCGGGAGatcaggaatttgggggcaGAGGAATTCGGGTCATTAGGAATTTAGGACATGAGGAATTTGGAGGATTGGGAATTCGGGAGATCACGAATTCGGGAGATCACGAATTTGGGTCCTGAAGAATTCGGGGGATCAGAAATTTAGGAGATGAGGAATTCGGGGGATCGGGAATTCGGGAGATCAGGAATTCGGGGGCAGAGGAATTTAGGAGATGAGGAATTGGGATCGGAATTAAAATTCGGGCAGAGGAATTAGAGATGAGGAATTcggggatgggatggagatcAGGAATTCGGGGGCAGAGGAATTCGGGCCCGGTCTCCCCGGGGATGCCGGAGCCGCGGAGGCTGCGGGGCTCCAGCCCGCGCGGACCCGGGGCCGTAACGGGATCCCGGGCATTATCAGCATCCCCGGGGCCAGCTCGGCTCCGGTTTCTTTGGCCGAGCCGTTGCTGCAGCAACGCCGGGCTGGGCCTTGCGGGGCCTTTTCAGGCGGACAAGAGCCCTTTGAGAGCGCGGGGGGCCCCGCGGAGTCACCCGATAGCCCCCGGCGCTCCCCCCGGGCCGCGCTGGCTCCCGAGGACACCGGATCCGCCACGGGCACCGGGAGCCGCCGATCGCAGCCCGGGGATGCGGCCCCCGCTGCTGACAGACGGGGGATGCCCGCGGGGTCACGGCGTGGCCGCCGCTGTCACCCGGGGGTCCCCACGGGCTGTCCCCACTGAGGGACCCCCGTGTCCATCCCAATCCtcacaatgtccccaaatttTTCCGTATCTGGGGGTGGCGAGGGACACTCGAGGGCGGCGCGGGGACCCCTCGTGAGGCGACGCTGTCCCCCCGCCGTTCTGGGGGTGCTGCCCGAGGGTTGTGCCCCCCATGCCCGGCCCCCGCGGGGCTGGCCCGTGGTGCCAGCCCGGCTGCCCAGCCCCGGTATCGGATCCTCCCGGAGGGAGGGGGCTTGGAGCTTATTTAACGtgcccagcccggccgggcgggcgcACTCGGAGCGCGGGGAgctcaggtgagcacaggtgctTCTGgttccccccaaatctcccctcgGAacgccctgcccagcccctgggatcCCCAGAACCCCCTGGgatcccccagaccccccagtCCTTCCTGGTGGGACCACAGCCGGGGGTGGGTGAGGAATTCGGGTgatcaggaatttgggggatcgGGAACTTGGAAGATCGGGAATTTAGGagatgaggaatttgggggatcaggaatttgggggatcaggaatttggggcatcaggaatttgggggatcaGGAATTTAGGagatgaggaatttgggggatcaGGAACTTGGGGgctgaggaatttgggggatcaGGAATTTAGGAGATGAGGAATCCAGAGACTGAGGAATTCAGGGGCTGAGGAATTCGTGggatcaggaatttgggggatcagaaatttgggggatcaggaatttgggggatgaGGCGTTTGGGggatgaggaatttgggggatcaGGAATTTGGAAgatcaggaatttggggggatgAGGTGTTTGGGGGATTAGGAATTTGGGGGatcgggaatttggggggatgAAGAATTTGGGGGATTAGGAATTTGGGGGATCAGTAATTTGGGGGGTCAGGAAATCAGGAGATAAGGAATTTGGGggatgaggaatttgggggatgaggaatttgggggatgaGGAATTCGGGGGCTGTGACCAGGCTGTGCCACCGGGACAGGGGGGCTGGTGGGTGACGTGCCGGGGGTCCCGCAGCCGCAGCCATGGGATCGCAGCTGGAAGGGGCCATGGAGACCCTGATCAATGTCTTCCACCACTACTCGGGCAAGGAGGGCGACAAGTACAAGCTGAGCAAGAAGGAGctcaaggagctgctgcagagcgAGCTGGGATGTTTCCTGGAGGTAACTGGGACCGGTTTGGGCGTTGGGGGGgctccttttcccccatttttcccccatttcccagggGAGCGTCGCCTGCCCAGCCCTTGTGTCCCCCCCAGACCCAGAAGGACGCGGAGGCCGTGGAGAAGATCATGCAGGACCTGGATGAGAACGGCGACGGGGAGGTGGATTTCCAGGAATTCGTGGTCCTGGTGGCCGCCCTGACCGTGGCCTGCAACACTTTCTTCTGGGAGAACGCCTGACCCTCCCCTCCTGCCGCGTTCCCGCGGGCTCCCAAAACCCAGAGCCCCCTCCAGAACCCCCAGCTcggcccctctgccccccagcattcccaggggaTCCCGCTGGGATCCAGCTGCACAATAAAGGCACCAACCCTGCCTGAGGGGTGTTGTGAgctccttccttcattcctgctcggaattcctgccctgtgtccccctgaGAGTGTTCCCAGGGGATATCCCACTATGGGGTCATGGGGAGATGCACCCTGGGATCCGCTATGGGGTCATGGGGAAATCCACCCTGGGATCCACTCTGGGGTCATGGGGAAATCCACCCTGGGATCCACTATGGGGTCACGGGGAAATCCACCCTGGGATCCACTATGGGGTCACGGGGAAATCCACTCTGGGGTCACAGGGAAATGCACCCTGGGATCCACTCTGGGGTCATGGGGAAATCCACCCTGGGATCCACTCTGGGGTCATGGGGAGATCCACCCTGGGATCCACTATGGGGTCATGGGGAAATCCACCCTGGGATCCGCTATGGGGTCATGAGGAAATCCACCCTGGGTCACCCCaagggcctggggacagccctgggatccACCCCGAGATCCATCCCAGGATTCACCCTGGAATCGCCCCTGGGATCCACCTTGGAATCCACCTCGGGATCCACCCTCAGATTCGCCCCGGGGTCATAGGGAAATCCACCCTGGGATCCGCTATGGGGTCATGGGGAAATCCACCCTGGGTCACCCCAAGGGCTTGCAGACAGCCCTGGGATCCCCCATGGGATCCCCCCATGAATTCCCCACTATGATCCCCCCTGGGATCCCCCCTGAGCTCCCCCGGGGCAGGGTGACCCCATTGGGCTGTGGGGCGCCGGGATCAccgggatttgggaatggggaggggggggacAGGCCGGGACTCGCCCCGGGCGGCTCCAGAGTCGCCCGCGGGACTGGAGGAACCGGTTGGGATCTCCCGGGAATGGGATGGGACGGGACGGCGGCCAAGGGCTCCTGCAGGGCCGCCAGCGCCATCACCCGCCCGCCATCCCGGTCTGGGATCGGcatggttataaaaatagtcatataattagagtaataaaaatttagaCAATGTGGATTTAGGACAATACGAGACAATAAAAAGACGAGACAATTCAGACGGTTcaggtaccttttctgggcaaaataagcccgaaaaaggagccacgttaacagaggattaacccttaaaagcaacagcctgttgcatattcatacacctcatacatgatgcataaattccattcaaatgcAGGAgtctgtctggtcagtgtcaacttcttcctcataATCCTAATGTCATTTTAACGGTTAAGCAAGGCAAGAAGAAGTTcttttctcctgataatggggcaataaattctctttctctgaaagatttgggTGTCCTGTTgctgctatctcactgcaagtcctttctttaaaaaaagaatcttatctagcatagtttctattttaactttATGTTATAatctaaaactatatttaacgcactacttaagagaattaatacagcattactttctgacataacacatataatatttattctaatatttgccaaaagccaaacataaaatacacatttttcacaccaTGGTTCCATGACGATTCCATGACAATTCCATGACAATTCCATGACGATTCCATGACAATTCCATCACAATTCCATGACGGTTCCATGACAATTCTCTGACGGTCCGTCACAATTCCATGACAATTCCCTGACAATTCCCCGACAATTCCATGACGATTCCATGACGATCCCATGACGATTCCATGACGACACGGCTCCCTATGACGTCACCAGGACTCCACCCCGAATTCCCGCCAGAACGTTCCCGCCTCCCCCTCCGCCCCGCCCCTTTCCCCGCCCCTTTTGCGGCTTCACCAACCACCGCCCACCGAGGGCGGGGCTCGCGCCGCAGGGGGCGTGGCCGGGAGCGCGGCCGCCATTTCGAcgggggcgggagcggcgccggCGCCATTTTGTCGCGGGCGGCTGAGGGAGAagtggcggcggcggcggcggcgggtgCGGGCGGAGCTCAgcgccagccccggccccgcgccggcCCCACACCGGCCCCGCAATCACCCGCTCGCCCGCCGCAGCCACCGGAGACCTGGCGACCGTGTGCTTCGGTGAGTGAGCGGCCCGGGGGCGGAGAGCCGGAGGGAGCCCCTGAGGGCCCGGGGGTTCCCCTCACGATCCCCTCAGGGTCCCCTCATGGCCCCCTCAGGGTCGGGGCATTTCCCCCTGACCGGGCTCCAGAGCCGGGCCTGAGGGGGGCCGAGCTGATTACTTTTCCCCTCAGGAAGAAAAACGTTTTAAAAAACACTTCGAATTGAAAAAGCTGCtgtatattaaaataatattattaaaaatcatttaaaacAGGAATAAGGATTTCTGTTGTCGCCATTTCTAGGTGTAAATCCTCTCAATAAAGCGGTTTTTTGAGGGTGTTATAGAGTGAGCGCTTCCCGGTCGCCATCCACCCGTTAAATTTGCTgctaattataaattaaattaataaatcgATCTGCAGAGCTCGGCGGTTGGAACCCAGCGTGTTTTTGTAGCATCCAGCACTGGGGGGGATTTAAATCCCTGCCCTGAGGGGATTTAAACCTCGATGTTTTTAAAGGATACGATGCTTTTGTAACATCATCTTGGATTTTTATTCCCAGTTTTACTCCCTGTGCCCTTAAAATTGGGATTTGCACCTTGGTCATGCTAAGAACATGGGAAATGTGGAGGTGTCACTGTGCTATTTGGGTGCTATTTACAGCTGGTTTTTTATGTTATTACTCAAAAAAGCGATAAGGTATTCGTtgtaaaaagataattttttaccaaaggtaaattaaaataactcCCATATTTATTAAACCTGGTAGAAGgttagaaaacattaaaaatccataaatataatatttataactTGTCTCACTCTTAGTTTTCTCCACACAGAACAgaggttttttaatgtttaatcaTGTAAATATGTAATAATTGTGTTAATTTGATGTCTTGCGTTCTGGTTTGCATCTTTGCTCTGAAGATGCCATTTGGTTTCCATCTTGCTGCTggatttttatatatttcttcctaatattgcTGGAGCATTCACTGTGAAAAGATGAGTTTTTGGTAAGGGAGAAATAAAGGAACTCCCTGATTAATTAGAACTGGGAGACAGctaaaaaacattaaaaatctcAGAATCAGAACTGAAAAATCCTGACAGAGGGctaaaaatcactgaaaataaatgaatatattCCACATAACCTGCAGTAATGTTGATTTCCTCCACCCAAACAGGCAGAACAGaagggatttttaggatttagTGGTATAAATGTGTGCTAAATgtctaaatttttatttttgggccCTGTTTTTTGCAGATTCTCTGAAGATGGCTGCACAGTCAGCACCGAAGGTCGTGCTAAAGAGCACCACCAAGATGTCTCTGAACGAGCGGTGAGGAAGCCAACGGCACCTTCAGCTCCTAAGAaatcatatatatttttaattttttatttttttttacttaattctcactatccaaaaaaaaaaaaaaaaaaaaaaaacccaccgTGGTTTTTCCGCCCTCTTTTAACCTCATCCAGCGAGCGGGTGGTGCCTTCCACACCCGCCTTACCCAAGGTTAAAAGGGCTAAAAcgaaaaaaaaataattccgGAGGGGATTTCTCCGTGCTTTTAGTTGTCGTAAATCCGGTGGGATGTGTTGTAAGAGCAGAGACCAACCTCACACCCTCCCTGTCTCTCCCACATGTTTTGACATTGGTATTTTGGCTCTGCTGCCGCGCCCGAGGGTCCCGCCCGCCCGGGTGGGCTCTGTAAGAGGCCGGCGGTGGCCTCGGAACCGGCCCGAAGGTCCTTCTGGGCCTTGTAAGAGGCACCAGCTTTGGCTTCACCTCCATCTCTCTCTGTCCTCGAGCTCTTCCCGTGGCTCATTCCGCTGGGTTTTTCCACGTCTGGCTCCTCCGTGATCACTAACAGGGcgtccctctgtcctgctgagcactTTGGGGTTAAACAcgctgggatggggcagcaccCGAGCTCAGGGGCACCttgctgcctccttccctccctgtcAGCCCAAACTCCTCGTTTTTAGGGGTGGATTTCATTTGTAAGAGGTGAATTTCGTTTTTACGGGGTGAATTTTGTTCTTAGGgattaaatttcatttttaatggggTCAGTTTCATTTTTAGGAGGTAGATTTCATTTTTAGGgattaaattccatttttaatggGGTCAGTTTCATTTTTAGGAGGTAGATTTCATTTTTAGGAGgtgaatttcatttttagaggataaatttcatttttaaggggtgaatttcatttttaggggttaaatttaattttttcgGGGTGAATTTCAATTTTAGGCGGTAAATTTCATTTTTGCGAGgtgaatttcatttttagaggataaatttcatttttaaggggtgaatttcatttttaggggttaaatttaattttttgggggtgaatttcAATTTTAGGCGGTAAATTTCATTTTTGCGAGgtgaatttcatttttaggaGGTGGATTTCATTTTTAGGAGGCGAATCTCATTTTTAGAGGCTGGATTTCGTTTTTAGGGGgtgaatttcatttttaggaggtgaatttcatttttagggGGTCAATTTCCTTTTTAGGggttaaatttcctttttatggGGTGGATTTCATTTTTAGGAGGtggattatttcctttttagggttaaatttcatttttatggggtgtattttatttttagaggataaatttcatttttagggggtaaatttcatttttagggagtgaatttcatttttatggggTGGATTTCACTCGCCAGCTcccaggaagctgctggaaCTCAGGAGCTTTATTTACCACCTCTCTTTGATGGAGAAATTAAAACACCACTTAAATTCCCAAGCGGCCTCATTTCAGGAGAACAGTTGGGTAGAATTCAGGGGATTCTGGGTGGTGGAATTTTGTACAATCATGGTTGGAAAAGCCTTTAAgatgatcccttccaacctgatgCTGTAGGACGCCAAGCATGGCCTCTTCCCAACCTGCCTCCTAGCCTGGAATTTTGACgcttttcccagattttttggggCTTGATTTGGCTTTTGCTGTCCTGTTTCTCCCCCTCTCTGTCACGACCATCCCCGCTTCCTGCTGGTTGTCACCCCTTCTGCCATCTCTAAACCCACTAACCTCCAGCTTTCTCATTCCCACTGAAAACTTCCAAAAACTTCCACCtcattcctgcctctcctgcgAGGGATCCGTAATCCCATAAGTGCCACTCTTTGCATAAAAGGTTCATGGGAGCTGGAGCCCCACTCGAGCACCGTGAAATGCCGATAATTGTGTGTTTTAAGCTTTAATTAAACCCCGTTTTATTCGACCTTGAAGCTTCACTAACATGCTGAAGAACAAACAGCCGATGCCGGTGAATATCCGGGCCaccatgcagcagcagcagctggccagCGCTCGAAACAGACGGCTGGCCCAGCAGATGGAGAACAGACCGTCTGTGCAGGCTGCTCTGAAGCTCAAACAGGTGAGGGGAAAGGAGATTTGAGCCTTGCAGGATGTGGAAAAAAACGGCTCCGGAAAGAGAAAGAGgccagagaagggaaggggatggagggTGAGTGTGGGGAGCTCAGGGGGGACTTCTGGTTCTCCATAACTCCCTGACAGGACGGTGGGGTTGGACACAGGAGAAGGAATTTCCTGGGAAGGGTGGTCAGGTTTTGGCAGGGCCTGCCCAGGGAATTTTGGTGTTGCCAtgcctggaggtgtccagggagagcctggatgtggcacctgggctgggcacaaGGTGGGGATTGCACTCGGTGGTCagggaggtcttttccaacctggaGACTTTTGGGATTCCGTAAAAAAGGTGTTGGAGAGTGTCCAGGATGGAGAAAGGTCTGGAGGAGTGGCTGAAGACACTTGGTGtgtccagctggagcagaggagactCAAGGATCTGCAGCTCcaatctctgctccctgggacaggatcctgggaatggctggagctgtgccagaggaggtttaggatGGATTTGAGGGGAAGGTTCTTCCTTCAGAGagtgcccaggctccccagggaatgggcacagccctgaggctgccagagctccaggagctgttcccagggatgcccagggtgggattttggggtgtctgtgcagggacaggagttgGCCTGGATGATCCTCATGGATCCCTCCCAACTCAGATCATTCCATGATCCAAAAAATGAAATACCTGGGAGGGACTGGcagaaaatttctgctttttctctcaaatCAGTGACACGTTGTCACTCCCTGGTTGTCAGTGGGGGTTTTCCCTACGTGTTGTTACTCCCTGGTGGTCAGTGGGGGTGTTGGGTGCTCCCTGTTGATGTCTCCTCTCTATTTTTCCAGACCAAAGGCTCATCCCGGGCTCCGGGAGCTGCTTCACCTCACAGTCCCAGGGCAGCGACATCCCCTAAACCCCCCCTCCCTCTTTACCCTCACTCTGGTGgcttttcctgtgctggagccctgtggtgtccccaatcccagaTTGCTGCATGACTCCTGTCCCTCCCAAATCTTCTCTTCCAGAAGAGCTTGAAGCAACGCCGCGGCAAGAGCAACATCCAGGCGCGGCTGGGCCGGCCGGCGGGGACGCTGGCCCGAGGAGCCCTGGGCCAACGGGGGCTGGCCCTGGGCCAgcgggggctgccccgggggGCCCTGCGGGGCCGCGGCGCCCGGGCCATCATCCGAGGAGGGGTGGCGCTCCGAGGTCAGTGCCCTGccgtccccctgtcccctcactgttCCCCCAGGATGAAATTCTGTTTGTTGGTGTTACCGATATTGCAGGTGGGATGTGCTTTGGCTTGGCTGAACCAAATAGGGGCAACTGTGGTGTttgtttcaccccagagactTTTGGCCAGCTGGatcaccccagagacacttttggctcTCTGGATCACCCCAGAGACTTTTGGCCAGCTGGATGTGTGGTATctcaccccagagacacttttggcCAGCTGGATCAtcccagagacacttttggcCAGCTGGatcaccccagagacacttttggcCAGCTGGatcaccccagagacacttttgggTAGCTGGATGTTTGGTGTctcaccccagagacacttttggcCAGCTGGATCACCCCAGAGACATTTCTGGGTAGCTGGATGTGTTTTTTTtaccccagagacacttttggcCAGCTGGATGTGTGGTatttcaccccagagacacttttggcCAGCTGGATCAGCTCAAAAACACTTTTGGCCAGCTGGATGTTGCAGCTGGGCACATGGAGACAAGTCCAGACACTTCAgggctctggtggtgctgggatggagcttcaCCCCataacaggggctgctcctcaggtttccctctgccagagaagctttggggtgatggtgaaggaaaggagtcggttctgatggagggtttgggtGCAGAGTTTTTATTCTGAATCCAGcaacagctccagcagaactCCCAGATCGTGTGGttgctgggggagaggaggagggaagggatagGGAGTCACCAACCAGCTgcaagggacaaaggacacctggatgtCCCCATGgcccttctggaattccaggactgacagacagtgctggcagggctcagggtggggaaaggagggatgaCTGATACACCTGGGAGGGAGATAAATCAGGGATGGTGAGATAAACCATGAAACCACGCCTCAACACccatttttctgacttttccaCCCAAGGTCAAGGCCTGCTGCGTGGCGGGAGGGGGATTGCCCCCAGGATGGGCCTGCGGAGAGGCGGCATCAGGGGCCGCGGGGGCCCGGGCAGAGGCGGCCTGGGCCGGGGCGCCATGGGCCGGGGAGGCATCGGTGGCAGAGGTCAGTGCCTGGGAATAACGGGGATGATCCGGGATCCAGCTGGGAGCCCTCTGtcctggctgaggctggggagTGGAGCCTGCAACCACAAGAAACCCCAGCCTGGAATAGAAAGCTTTTATCCAAGATGTGGTTGTTTatcagcagggatgggaggagaaACACCATACTGGTGTTAGGCTGGGATTGAGGAATTCTCAGGAAGCTCTGAAATTCTCTGAGTGatgagaaggagctgggagtgtaGCCATGAGTCAGACATTTCTCTGGGAATCCCCAAGGGGCTGAGAGGGGTGTGAAATCCCGGGATGGAGACAGTGAGGGGATGGAGGCAGTGAGGGGGTTAGGAAATTCTGGGATGGAGGCAGTGAGGGGTGGGAAATCCCAGGAATGAGGGGTTCTAAATCCCAGGATACAGGCAGTGATGGAGTGGGAAATCCCGGGATGGAGGCAGTGGCCATGTGGGGTGAGAAATCCTGAACTGGATGAAATCAGGGGTGGGAAATCCTGGGATGCAGGCAATGATGGA is a window encoding:
- the S100A1 gene encoding protein S100-A1; amino-acid sequence: MGSQLEGAMETLINVFHHYSGKEGDKYKLSKKELKELLQSELGCFLETQKDAEAVEKIMQDLDENGDGEVDFQEFVVLVAALTVACNTFFWENA
- the CHTOP gene encoding LOW QUALITY PROTEIN: chromatin target of PRMT1 protein (The sequence of the model RefSeq protein was modified relative to this genomic sequence to represent the inferred CDS: inserted 2 bases in 1 codon), giving the protein MAAQSAPKVVLKSTTKMSLNERFTNMLKNKQPMPVNIRATMQQQQLASARNRRLAQQMENRPSVQAALKLKQKSLKQRRGKSNIQARLGRPAGTLARGALGQRGLALGQRGLPRGALRGRGARAIIRGGVALRGQGLLRGGRGIAPRMGLRRGGIRGRGGPGRGGLGRGAMGRGGIGGRGRGMAGRAXGAFGGAQRPGRGRGSARPALTKEQLDNQLDAYMSKTKGHLDAELDAYMAQTDPEAAD